In Lolium perenne isolate Kyuss_39 chromosome 5, Kyuss_2.0, whole genome shotgun sequence, the sequence AAAGATAAAAATATACAGCTAATGTTTCACTGTTTCAACTTTACATGGTCTAATGTTAGAACAATATGTGGACATATCCATTTATCAGATCAAAGGTGAGAACAACATGCAGATATGTCCATTTATCACATCAATGCGTGGAGAATATTGAGAACATTTTTATAACTTTATAATTTCTAAGGGTACTACTCCAAAAGTATTTTCTAAGAGGACAACATGGAACGGAGGAGCATTTGAATAACATATACTATTTCAGCCAGCTTTAGCACTAGCATCCATTGCATTTGCTGATTTTCTGATGTCACATGTACCCATTAAGCTTAATCCGTTGTCCTTCTACGTGATAACCATCAGCTGCTTAAATTTTGGAATATGTAGTTTAAGCTATCAACTGTGGACTTGCTTAGTGACTGAGCTGGTAACCGACGTCTCGTTTATTGACAGATTGGTGAGTACAAAGAAACGGTTGGCACGTGCTATGTATTTTCAGAAAGTGGTAAATGCTTCAACGAAACATTTTTTTTCTCAGCATGTTAGTTGTCGTACACTGGTTTGGTTTACTATATTGATATATTGATTTGATACCCTGCGGATGTTTTTCATGAACCTTCATTGAGGCTATGTTTGAACTAGAAATATGTTTTATTCGAACTTGTCAGTAAGGCTTGTTACTCCTTGCAGCCACCTGACATGAATTTACAATGGGATTCATTTCTGTTTATATGTGTTCATTTCCTTTGCCAGATGCTCCACCAAAATCCATTCACGACGGGATGGCCCCTCCCAAAGAAAATAAGGGAAAGCAAGCCAGCAATAGCAAGGAAGCACCAGCACGATCCAAGGCAGTGAAACATCTCTCGAGCGTTCAAAAGATACTCAAATTCCGGTCCATCGGTGAGGATCATCAGGACTACAGAGCATATCTGGACAAGGACAAATAATTTTAAAACCAAATTCTAGCTGATTAACCTTTCTTCAGAACTAGCGGCATGCTACTCAAAAGCATCAATGCATACAAAGTACAATTTTTTTGGGTGAGCATTCTTTTGCAACAATTTAGATGTGCCGAGAATGATTCCACTGGACAGTTTTGTTTGCAGTGAATATGATGCTAGTATAGTTATTAGTAACATGTTATGACATGTGTGTTACAACCATGAGTTCTGTTGGACTACACTAGTTCTGTTGGCTCACTGTTCAAAATTCTGGGGTTGACAAATTTCGTTCCAGGACCATAGCCCTTgtctgaacatgttggcttgctatAGTTTTGTGTATAGATCCAGCAAGTTTGCTGGGTGAAGTGAGCTGACAAGCATCTTGAAGCGAAGAAAATTCTTCTTTTGCAGTTGCCGAACAATTTAATTGCAGTATGACTTCAAAATAGTTCATCTCCCGGTGTGGCCTGAAAATAGTAGCAAAGCTAAAGTCATGGAAGAATTAGGGATGAAAATAGAGCTCGGATATGGACGGAACTGAGTGGTGCTATATTTGTTTTCATATTATGTTGCGGAAACAAAAACAAATACAGAAACACTTGAAACAAAAAGGGAACTAGGTATTGTCGAAAACATATACAAACTGAATACGATGCGGGAACGGAGCAATGCAGATGTTCTCCAAAATCAAGAAAACCATTGGATCATGAAAATATCAAGCATTTAAGTGAATCATGAAAAATATCAAGCATTTAAGTGAATCAACAAACTTGTTCCCTAATACGAGGAAAAAGGGGAAGGCCGAACCATGAAAGCCTACTAGAATGTATGAAGGGCGTTTACGGCCGCATGATTTGCGATTTACGGGCCAAAATATGCCACCGCGAACCAGACCCCTCGTAGGCAAACGGCATAACCGCATATTCCCGAATACGTGGTTATGCCGCTTGCCTAAATCTGCAGACTGAACGACATAGCAGGGTTTTGCGTTGTTTCACCATATGTGTGACATATTTTTGCAAAAATGCAAACATGATcgcaatataaaataaaatttgaTAGTTGTAAACCTCACACAATACAACAAGAATCCTTATTAATCACAACAGTAGTTCAAATCCAAATAATTAAACAAATAATTTGGATCACAAATAATGGTTCAAATCACACATCAACGAATAGAAGTGCCACACTATCGACTGCCATGCCTGAGCCAATGGTGTTGATCGAGATCAAGTTGAAGCTCTTGCGTGACTCGGCGTTCCCAATGTTGTGGTATGTCTCAAGAACTGCTTGGATATTGTCCAAGTTTCTTGTTGGCTTCACCCGAGTACCGACATTGTCAAAAAAGAACCAAGTTTAAACCCCTCTCATCGTCGATGATCATattgtgaagaatcacacaagTGGTCATGATGTCATTGAGGATTTCGTTGTCCCAAAACTGATAGGGACCCCGAACTATTGCAAACCTAGCTTGCAAAACATCGAAAGCTCTCTTGATATCTTTTCGGGGTGCCTCTTGTGTCTTCGCAAATTCAGATTCAGCTTTGTTTTCCGGATTCCTGATGGTCTTCATAAATGTTGCCCACTTGCTGCCTCTTGTTCTTTCTATCCTCGAGCTCCTTCGCTGCAAGCAGCACAACCATCTGCTCCATGTCGCCGTCGAGTAGCTCATCCAAATTAGAGTCATCGGAGTCCGATGAATCCTCCATCAAAAACAACTCGCATGGGATCAATGGCATCTAGGGCCGCGACTGCGGTCAAATGGGTCGAAAGGGAGGAGATATGCATACCTTCGCGGTGGAGGCAGATTTGCGGGGGTGGCTTGGGCACGGTCAAAATGTTTTGGGGTGGGCTGATTCGGTGTGGCACAAGGATTCACGGCGGCGCACCGGGCTTCTCGTGATGGAGCGACACAGTGGAGAGACTACCACACCGACGCGCTTGAGCTCTGACCGGAATCCATGGCGGCAACGACCGCGGCTAGGATTCGGTCGACTGGGAAGCCGACGGCCTCCCGCGAGTGGGGGAACAGTACGGGGGCGCAGCAGGCGGGTTTCTACCAGCTAAAATCAGAATGGAGAGCAAAGACTTGGCCAGGATATGAGGTGGTGCGCGACTGCAACGGAGGAGGAAGGGCGGGCGGGCGCGAGCTGAAATGTCACCGTGCGGCTAAAGTGGCTTTCGCGCCAACGCTTCACGGGGATGAGTATCGCCCTAATTCGGCCATCGAAACCGTTTTTCTACGGGCTGGGGGGCCGCGTTTACAGACCCCACAATTTTTTTACGGTTGGGTCAAATTTACGAAGCCTGTTCTGGCACTTTTTTTGACCAAAAATCTTAAACGGGCGGTTTTTTACGGATTGGGTCATTATACTGTGAGATTTATTAGACTGGGACATGCACGCTAAACCTAGACGTAGGTCTCTGTTCTAGCGGAAAATGTTGTTCCGTTTCTGTTTCCATTTCcaccaatttttttttgttttcgtttCTGTCTTTTCAGTCCATTTTTTCACAAAAAGTCATGAACTTTTCGCTCCATTTTCATCCCTACGCAGAATGCACAAATAGTACATGACAAGACGACCTGCACGTGGAGAGGAGGTATGATTCTTGACGCCGGATACTTTGAACACCCGCGCAACCTCAACCAGTGCATCCATGGCCGCCTGCCTAGCTATCTGCTAGTGCCATCGACTTCTCTTTTCTTTCCAAGGGTCATTGATCTCGTTGAATCTCTAGCCCGTGTCTCTCGCGGCAAACTTTGCGAGGGGCTAAATTGCAAAACCGCCGACGGACGACGGAATCTCTTTTCACTTTATTAATATAGGTATAGATAGGACAAATGCCTGTGCGTTGCTAGGGAGGAAACCTTTCACCCAACACTATTTGTCACTGAACtcccttattttcattattgcgaTTAAACCATCCTATAACACTGTCCAAAACATTACTAAAGTCCACTTTAGAACTATTACTTTCTAAACAAAGTTGGAAGAATCCAGTTGCGTAAATGAATTGGCCCTCATCCACAATCAGCCAATACCATTGTAATCCACTTAATATAATAATTCAAAGTGAAATCGGTCTATAGTTACCTGGGTGCTGTCACCTATACATATACAGTGTGATCTATTTATTCCCATTGTCCCATCCCGAACATATATGGTATGTTGTGCATAATCTGAGTTTCAGAAAACGGCCCCGAGAGAGAATGGTTGTGCAGGGTACTTGATACTTCACCTGTTTGTACACCAAACTTTCGAATCAAAGTCTGAATATTTTCGGAAGTACAGAACGGAAGAAGAATTCAAGAACGGACAAGTGCCGTTTCCCAAATCCACGAAGGAAAGAATGAACTTGTTAATGGCAAACGGGAAACGTGTGGCTTCAACGTCCTCTCCAACTCGTTAATATTTCTTTTCATGAGCTTAATTGTTGGACAACAGTCTAAGCTGCTCGACTGAAATTCAGGTGCATTTAAGTTCCGTAGGGCAGGGATTGAGTCCGCGAGTTGAGCTCGACAAGTAAGCAACGACAAAGAAGTACACGAGCACCATGACTCCTCCTCGTGCGCAACCCGGCGACCACCAGAACCCTGCCACCAGCTTGGTAGATGGCCCCAAAGCCTATATAACCCCCTTGCATGTGATATACTGATATCAAGCCATTAACATCATATGATTTCACCGCAGGTGCACAAGCCTAACAACAGCAGCAGGTTAGCACCGAAAGGGCCAGCAGCGAGTAGTCCTCACTTCAACGTCCACTATATCAACAGCCCCAAAGACGGCGTTCGCCTGGCTCTCCCACGATCCCATCTATATTTGTCTCCTCAACTCCCTAGCTTTTGCGTTGCGTTCCCTCACCTTTTTCCCTTCTTCTCTATATGGGCGCAACAAACGCAGTGTTTATCGAACCGCGTGTCTCATCTGCGGGGAGCTTCCTCCTACTGCAACACCGTCTTTGCACTCGTCGGGACCAGGTCATCCAAGAACCAATGGCGTCTCGTCTCGCTACCGTAGGCTCCCGACGATTTTGTCATCTCGTCGCTCGGTCGCTGCATGACTCCTCCATGAACTGCTTGCCACGCAATCTCGCCGAGAAGTTCCAGCAAGGCAGCAACTGTCGTCCAAGACGGAGGTGGCAGCGCGCGGGCGGTCGCGTTCGACGTCATCAGCACTGACCCTGTCAGCGTCGCCGCACCGGCCACGCAGGTTTAGTCCTGAACAGTTGCGCCGATCGCCATCTGGTCATCGATGCGACAGACTTCTCTGAACTCTGCTCATGCTGACCAAGGTCTAGCGATTTGGCAACAGCGTGGAAGGTTCTGCAGCAGGCCGGCGATGACCATACCAGTACCGCCTTAGTATGATAAGATTGCTGAACCCATGGCCTAGACGTTCTCTCCCACTTTCTGGCGCATTGACGCGGAGCTCAAGCCAGGAGCAGTCATGGGCGCGCGACTGCCGACGGGAGCCACCATCGTCGCCTCTACCGTCGTCGTGTTTGTTTCTCCGTTGTGTCCATTGTCACCAGACCGAGAGCTGTCTTGCCTGGAGACCTAATTAATCGACCCTCTGGAAGTATGGATGCAACGCGACAAGCTGACCAGAGACGATCAAGATCATATATAGAGACATGATACAGGTAAGGGTACGTGTTTTGGTCCGGCAGGAACTCTGCTTGAGCAAGGTTAAGTGTTTTTGCACGTCATGTTTCAGAAGTGTTTATTCAAAGTATAGCCTATATAGGTCGAGTTGGACACGGTTGCCTCGCGTGCGGGACGCTAGCCCTTGACTGGACCGGACCATAGAGAAAGAAACCAAACGACGTGAGCCACCCTTGACCACTTACCAACGGACGGACACGATTTCTTGACCACTTACGAACGAACGGACACAATTTCGCGACGTACCAAACCAAacaaaccacggaaacacttttgcttttattattatatatatagactaggaaacatgcccgtgcgttgcatcgggaaaaTAAAATCAAAGTCATAATAAGCGCACAAATTAAATTCTCGTTCTGCAGTTGCGGTGTGTTGCTAAAACCAGCTTCCAGCTATACGGAATAAACAATTAACTTTCATGTTTTTCAAATATGCCTTGCTACATGTTGATTTTACACATTTGATTGATGCATTATTTTCCTGAAATTTTGTTGTTGATC encodes:
- the LOC127299025 gene encoding uncharacterized protein, translated to MANGQETYEQIGGDDDNEEEEYVLLELDDCFYSNVQPNSPYILSGLDTLTPTLIVGDGLKMIGEYKETVGTCYVFSESDAPPKSIHDGMAPPKENKGKQASNSKEAPARSKAVKHLSSVQKILKFRSIGEDHQDYRAYLDKDK